DNA sequence from the Halichoerus grypus chromosome 8, mHalGry1.hap1.1, whole genome shotgun sequence genome:
AATCTTAACCTAAGTCTGTCATCAGCTAGCTGGGCGACCTTGATCAAGTTAACTCCCCAAAGCCTCAgattccttatctgcaaaatggggccagTAACAGCCTTGAAGTGTTGTCAAGAAAATTAAAGAGTATGCAAAACATGCCCCGCCCACTAAGTAGGCACTCTATGAACAGTAGCCTGGCACTCAGTcaaatgtgttgaataaatgaagtagCTATTTGGTTTGATCTCTGTCTACTTTGTTTTCGATTTTCTCCTTTACCTCCTCTTTTGGTCTCATCATCACTGGGGTTGGTACACTTCAGGGAAATAAGGGATGGTTTGTAAAGTTTACTCAGCCTTCCAGGGCAGTGAGCTTCCTTTATTCACCTGGGGGAGTCGACTGGAGTTAAGGGCCTCACAAAGTGACCCTGCTCTTACTGGGGTATTCTTTGCCCTCAGCATTTCCCTTAAGTCCACACACCAACTTTCCTAACTCAGCATTTCCTCGTTTCTTCCGTTAACACCAGTGGTAATCTCATGGACTCCACCACAGTCTTTGCTTATTATTTTCCCCAGAATCAAACCTCCCTTGTGGGGTTTGCTCTATGCCTCCCAGAATTAAGGTTTTTTCGCCCAAATGAGCAGGATGACTGTATTTTCCTATGGTCAAGGGACAGGTAACTGGGGAATCCCTAGCTATCTAACTAGGCGCAAGTTTGGAGAGTTTGACCACCAGTCAACTCCAGCCCCAACGCTGGCCTCAGGGACAGGAGTAACAGGaaaagatgggggcgcctgggtggctcagtcagtttagcgtctgcctttggctcaggtcatgatctcagggtcctgggattgagccccacatcgggctccctgctcagtggggagtctgcttctccctctctctctgcccctccccctactcatgcttgctctctctcagtctctctctttctcgttctcaaataaaaaaataaaatcttaaaaaaaaaaggaaaaaacaggaaaagatggTACTAGCCACCCCcgatgcccccccccccggaaaaaaaaaaacccataaaggaAATGGCTACAATCCCCATGTGGCTAtctatctctttttattttggggaCTAGGTCAGGAAGGGGGGGTCAAGGGAATAGGAGAAACTAAAGATACCACTTCACTCTGCCTCTCCAGTCACTTATCAGTATGCACAGACCCCAGCAAGCAGCTCTTTCTGAGTGGGGGCTGCCCCTGGGTGACCACAACCTCACCGAGGCGAGAACCCGAGGCTGGGAAGGCAGGGAGATTAGCTGCAGAAAGCACAGACTGAGGCTGCTTTCTCTCAAGTCTGCAGGCCTGCGTCACAGCCTCTCATTAAGCATCCACTTGACGCCGGCGAAGTGAAACAGCACAGACCTGGCACCAGAAAGAACAAATGTGGCACCCACTGCTCCTTTTAAGGACTGACTCGAAGAGCAGCAGGCcccggggcaggaggggaggcaaACACATCAGTACCTTTGTGGGAGGGGAGAGTGGACTCTTGCAGGCCTGCGTCCTTCTTAACGAGCTCTCCGGGGCGAGTTCTCCCGGCACCTTCAAAAATAACCAAGAACGcaggcttttttccctttttcttacaAACTCTGGGGATACGGTGTTTCCTTTCTCCCCAGCAGGGCAGCTGGCTTCAACCAAGAAGAAAGGTCAAAAGTCACCTTGTAGCCATCTGTCAAAACAGAAATACCTAAACCCTAAGTTCCAGAATCAGAGGGAGAGTCtgggccagtggttctcagattttactgtcagaatcacctggaaggctagTTAAAACACAAAGTTGGGCTCCACCCTCTGGAGCTCTCATTCATTTGGTCTGGGAGGGGACCTAAGACAtggcatttctaataagttccgAGGTGATGCTGACGCGGATGCTCTGGGCGCGGGGTGTAACGTCTACCACCTGCCCCTTCACGTCTCTTTCCAGGCATCATTTTGCCCAAAGGGATGGACACTCACTTGAAAATCTATTACCTCCTACGTATACATGGTACTTTTAGTCCCCAGATCTCCAAGCCCTGTCACATCGATTCCCTCCAGTTGCTCTCACGAATTCCCATTGGGTTAGGAGGAAAAGCAGGGCCAAGGCCCTAACCAGGGTCATTACCAAGTCTGCAAGTTTCCTATTTTCCAGTTCAGCATCCCTTCCGAGAGCCCAcggcctgccccccagccccaggtcctCGTGAAGCCGTGAGCTGGCCACGCACACAGAGGCTGACTGCCGTGACGCAATCCTGCCCAGACTACCAGCAGGGAGCTGAGGGGGGCCTCCAGGTCACAAGCTGGGCAGAGACCTGGGCTCATGAATCTGAACacagagggagcagagagaggtaGATTTAAAAGGAATGCCTTGGTAATCAACGGAATTGTTTTCCTGGACAAGTCGGTTTGGGGGCTTTTGAGACCTTACTTGACACACTGTAGGCACTAAGTAAATAGTTCTTGGATTAATGGTAGTGGTTCGTGGAAAATATTCTAAGGCAAGTTAGAATCATATTGCTGTTTAACTGAAAAGCTACTGTAAAAGCAGCTTCTCGAATTTAAGGAAACAGGGCTGTAACAAAGGTAGATTCTTGTTGGCATGACTGTAAATTTCTTGAGGGTGAGAATTTTGTGGGAATTTTCTGGTCCCttatattaacaaatatttatagaatatacGGAAACTCGTCTTGCCCAGGTGCTCCTTACTAACCAGGTGGCTCATGTACACAGTGTAGGACTTGGAGCCACGGCTTTTTCTGCACTGAGGGTAGAGAGCTTGGTAGAGTCTGGGTGTGtggttaaagggaaaaaaaagtttttgtgttttttaaattagctACTGGAGGGAACAAAGAGTCTAACACAGGTTTTCTGGCAGCAGAAACCCACAAGCTATGTCAGCAAGTAAAACAGATGTGACCAAAAACTGTCGAGAAAGCAGGTATTTTTATAGCTCAGCATTGGGCCATAGGGTCAGGACAGAGGGGACAACGAATGGGCCACGTACTCCGTGTTGCCTCCATTAAGCACTGCATGGGATAGAGCTGTGGACTTCTGGGGCCTGgaaagaccaggcaggccaggcCCAACTCCTTCACCCTGGAAACAGAGACTGTGGGCAGAATGGCTGGTGCAGCTGTGGTCTGCAGGGCTTCTCTTCAGCCGTCTACTCCCCTGAACCAGACTGTGGGCTGTGGATGCGGGGACACAAATGGATTACAACAGTGACACCACACTGATACTAGGGCCACTTCTTTCTAACACAATGATCAACCAGACGACCAACAACCTCTGAGCACCTActgctacgtgccaggcaccGAGCTTAGTGCTGGTCCCGTGAAACAAGCAAAGCTATTGGGGTCCACCCCCCCTCCACTgagggagacaaaaacaaaagtataCAGCTGTGGCCCTTTTGTTATTGCACTGCAATTCCAGAAATACCTCCATTCTCTGCAGACAGGAAGGGGAGGACAATTATTACCCTTTTTAAATAGCTGTGGTAGCCCTAAAGCTCGGGACCTGACCTTTCGGTTCCCCTTAAAGAAACATGTAGAAACAAGTAGATGCTCTCCGCTCAGCATTTCAAAACAGGATATAAATACTCAACTGAAGAACATGGTATCTTAGAATTCCCTggtgaaaactgaaaaacaaggtAGACAGAAAATCTTCCCAAGCTGTGGTCTCATACTGTGCAGAAATCTAGAGCTGTTAGGAAGAAAAGTATTTCTTATGCTTCAAACTTCAGAGAAacacttctctgcacctcagcATCACTGGGGAAAGAAAGGATTCCAACACAAACTGAGTCTAAACAGCTTAGCAAACTCCTGATCCTTCACCCTCCGAAACTTCACTTTCAAGAGAGGATGATCTCCTCAGGCCGCCAGGGAGTAAATGCACACGGGGACTTCTAATAGAAGTAAACACCTGGAAGTTATCCTGGCTGTCCAGGGGCAAAGCAGTTAAAGGAAAGTAACCCTTTTGCACAGACCTCTCCTTCCTGATGGGCAGTTTTGCAGCTCAGGTCTAACCCGTGAAAATAAAGCTGTTCCAACCACGTCTCCCCACCGACCCGAACCTGCTCTGGCCAGCAGGCCCTTGTCGCGCACACTGCCGTATGTGTCCAGTGTGTGAAGCCGTGTGCGACTGCAAAAGCCACATGTCACCATCTACACAAAGGGGGGGTGACCAGAAGAACCCTGGAAACTCTCTCACTTCCCTTCTGCTCTGCCTTACCAAGCCCTCTCACAGAAAGCCATTGTGTAGGCtgaagagggaaataaaagaagggcGGACTTTTTCCAGGCTCCCCTGCAGACTACAAGGTGATGTAAAAGCACAGAAGCTACCCCCCAACAGCTCCGGAGAAGTGCAGGCCTCAGGGGGCCCCACCGACACTGGCTTCTCACTCCGCTTTGTACTGGGCAGCATTGTCTGGTAATGAGCTCAGCTCAACTGTGTGCCATGTATTTTGCAGCATAACTAATCcctcatattttccttttcaccCACATGCCTTTTATTGTTTGCTTTAGGGGGAGAAAAAGCCTCCCCTTTGAAGCAACCTACACCTTCTCTCAGCCATTTGGCTCTCTCGCCTGCTCCCCTGTAGACAAAGCTCTGACCAGCCGCTGCGGGTGCATCAGCGCGTCCCTCCCCGTGCTAGGGCTTCTGGAACTCTGCAGGGGCCGATGGCTTAACGGTGGGAACAGTGATGCTATCAGGCAGCTCATCCTTGCCCCAGCTCTCAGCCAGCTCGGTGTTTGTAAGAaccctttttttggggggggggtgtaataatttaatatgtataCTCACTGGTCCCTTAGTGTCCTCAGCTAGGCATCTGCTCAGAGTCCTTTAAATGCAGAACGTTTTAAACGTTTTTAAAGGTTGGTAAAAGGTGGCTGAGCTAGCTATCACTGTTCATCTGACCCCATGACTGCTTCCCGACTAAGACGCATTCCTGCTACCCTTCACTAATCAATTCAGTCAAGCCATCAGGCACAGAGAACATCAGGGCAATTGCTTTTTCCTCCTACACCTATTCATCAACATCCATCCACCACCTCTCGGACCAGCTCTTCTTCCAACCTCTACTCCTTCCCCAAGGGGTACGAAAAAGAAATGGTCAACTTACACAGGCTTATGTAGAGTTCTTAGAATGTATTTTTGTtcacctgaaaaataaaacttttaaaaaatatacaggaCTTTTTGAGGACAGGTATATCTTAAATGGCTGAATTATAAATAATGTCTCTGGTCATGTTCACAGCTGGAGCTGCAGCTAATGTCCCAATTCCAGTGCAGGCTTTAGAGTCAGGAGGCCAGCAGCTGGACCTACGAGTGGTCTCTCTAGACTCTTTGATCCATCCCAAAGTGGATTCAGCAGTCCAGAATGCAGGGATGGGGACAGGGGACTGGATTCCCAGATGTCCTCCTGCAAGTTCAAAGGATTCTTGGAATAAGAGAtcaatttacaaattattaaaatataggaCTAAAAATtcacacaataaatataaattacaggATATTATTGAAGTTATAAAGTGGCATTTTAtgtttcttccccacccccagacccccaccaaaaatttaaaaaggcctCAAAGGCTTCCTAATGACCAAAGTCACATCAGCTGCTCAGAAATCTCCAGCCAAGACACCTTGGGGGTGCTCCCAGCCTGCTCCTAGGCTATGACAGCTCAGGTGCTGTTACCTTGCCCACAACAGAACATGGCTTAAAGCAAGACTTGCTGTCCTGTAAACTTCGATCAGAGCTAACTAGAGTGTAGGCCAGAAAACTGGAGACAAACTGTTTTAGGACTCAGGTGGataagtttttgtctttttttttttttttttaaagtgcctcATTTCCCAAAAAGGAAACACTAAGGGGTTTGATATCTTGTCACTACCCACACTCAATTGCCTAAAAGCAAGTGGCAGAAGGAAATGGAATCCAAATGGAGGATGTATAATTCTTGCTGTCCCAGAACTATACAGATGTCACTTCCCTTGGTGTTTCTCATCTCCACCGAAGTATAGACTGCATATAAGTAGGGTTTATCAGGAGAGGTAAAGACAAACCAATGTAATTTTCCCACGCTGGTCCATTAACTGGCCATCAAAGCACAATCCTGAGCTTGAAGCCCACCTTATAGCCTTTCTGATTCTATAATGCAACTCAAAACCATAAAACGTGCTCAGAGCTCTGGTTTCACAACAGATTTCACCCCAATTGCAGGGCTACACTGTTACTTACAGGCTCAGGAAAGAGGGAAGGCAAGGGTGATTACTGGAACAAGACAAGATCTtgaggaggggaaaataaaataaaaacactttgaGCCACTCTACTTACAAAAGCTTGCTCTTCCTAAAAGAACTCTGTGAGAAGGCCAAGGATTGAAGCACAGAGGCAttgctctttcccttccttcttccctggcCCATATCCAGATACTTAGGGCCACAACAGGAAGCCTCTTCCGTGGGGGCACTagggtgggaagaggaggggatTAGTTCGTTCTCCACCCTCCCTAAACAGCTTCTACTTCTCCTAAGGTTTTCCACTGTCCTTTCAAGTCTAAGGATGATTATACTCTTTAGGGTCATAAACCTATCTTTCTGAAATAGGGGGAATAGAGTGggtgatgaaaaacaaaaacaagaacaaaaaaaccagTGTTTGTGCCCTTCTGGCTAGCTGCACTTTGGGGGCCAGCAAATAGCCCTTGCATGACCCCATCAGTGGGTAGCTACCCAGGGTTGTGGGAGGATACATATAGTTCTGTGTAATTATAGCTTCTAGTGCATATGTCAACAACTATATACAGGGATCTATAAATTAAATGCATCTGTGGCCACTGCAACTGGGTTGACGTACCTGAGCTCCACTACTTTTGGTGCCCTCCTTTCGAGAGCTTCAGCTTATTAAAGAGCCCCTAtagctccctccttcccctgagTCTTGCGGGGAAAGCCCGAGTCACTCCCGCACATAGGATACACAAGAGCTAGCGGCGAAAAAGGGTTAGGAGCTGGgatctccccacccctccccccattcccttTATGGCTCAGGGCCCTGGCGCAGCACGGTCCTAGGAAGACCAAACCCCGAGCCCCCGGCGAATCGTGGTCCCTTGGCTGAAGATCGGGCTGCAGGCCACCCGCTCTCCGGGCGAGCTAGTGATCGTTGCGGGGAAGGGAGAGCGTTCATTCCCGTGGGGGTCACTCCCGCGGGCTCCCCGCCCCGTCCTGCTGCAAAGTCCTGCCTCCgggcttggggaggggagaaaggttCCCGGCCGCCCCAGGCGCGGAAGGGTTCAACGACTCCCCGGCGCCGCCGCCGcttcctcctcgtcctcctccggGCCCCGCGGCCGCTCCAGCGGCCCGGCCAGGGGACTGTCGGCAGAGGGCTCCGGAGGCATGGGCCGCGCCGCCTGCAGCGGGGGCGCGTCGCGCGGTGCCTCGCGGCGGGACGACCCCGTGGCATtgggccccgccgccgcccccgaaGTCCCGGACGGGCCGGTGGCGTTGGAGCCGCCGGGGGGCGGGCCGGCGGCTCCCCCCGAGGTCCCGGCGCCCACCGGCTGCCAGATGAGGCTGTAGTAGACGGCGAGCACGATGGCGGCCAGCGACACGGAGAGCACGTAGGCGAACACGGTGGCGAGCCGGACCCACTTCTTGTTGGTCTTGGCCGCCATCTTCGCCTTCTTGTCCCCGGTGTAGGTGGCCGGCTTGCCCCGCTCGGCCGGGGCCGCGTCGCGCTCCTTCATGGGGGGGCCCCGGCCTTTGCCCCGGTGCTCCACGGCCCCGGCTGGAGGGGGCCTGGCGGCCTGCGAGGACTGGACAAGGGGCGGCCCGGCGCCCTCCGCTCCCGGCAGCTCCGCGCTCCGCCGCCGCTCCTCACGGCGCCCGCCCGCAGCCCTCCACCGCGTCGCTGCAGCCGCCGCCGGGGCCTGGACCAGTCACTGCcgccagcgccgccgccgccgtcggcCCGTCAGCTGCTTCCCCGCCGCCGCCACAGCCACAGCCGCCACAGCCGCCCGGCTCCGCGTCCCCAtccgctgctgccgccgcctgCCCGGCCGCCGGCCGCCCGGTCTCCAGTGGCCGCGCGGACGGCGCGCTCCGCTCCAGCAGGGCTCCCCCACCTCGCGCGCCGGCaacagggggcggggggagcgctGCTGGGGGCTGCCTCTTAAAAGGGCGACGCCGGGGTCCGGAAGTGCTGCGCGGGGAGGCGGGCTTCTGTCGGGCGCCGCGAGCCCCGCCGGGACGCCCCGTTAGGAGAGAGTTAAAGGCGGCTGGTTCTTAAAAGGGCAACGGCGCCGCAGCCCCGGGCGGGCTGGCGCGGCGAGGATGGGAGCCCCGGGCGCTTCTTTAAAAGGGGAACGGCGCCGTTTGGGGCGGAGTGCAGAACTGGaaaagggggcggggaggggcggtcTGAGCAAGGAGCTGTCAACTCTGGCGCCTCAACCCTCCGCTCCAGACTGTCTGAAGTGACACGTGGAACAGCAGCAACGGCTGCGTCCCCCAGGCCTCAGTATACCCCCAAAAGTGGGGGTGATAACACGCTCATGCTCTCGGCTCGCGCCCCGATCCACGTACCTTCAGAGCCGGTCTCCTGGACCCCTTCGCTCCTAATGGGCCTGGCCCACATCCCGCACAGGCAGCTAAGGAGCCTGGATCACTCACTGTGGTCACAACTGGtcgcgcccccccccgcccccgctccggCCCTGGCTGGGCTTTGGGGCTCTGCTGAAAACTTCCCGATTCCCTCCCTTGTTCTCTTAAAGCCCGGATCACGCTGCGCAGACCTTTTAGTTTCTGGGACAGAACCACGTGCTAAGCTGGGCTCTCCAGACTCGCCTCCCATCTCAGTCCTGAAGTTCGCAACAGGTCCGAGATCCCGCTTTTTGGGGGCTTCGGACTCCCAGCTTTGGGCTTAATTTGGACTCAAGGAGCTGCACTGAACCAGTGGCTCTCAGAAAATTTCCCCTCTCTGattccctctgggcctcagagtCTGGGCTGTTGTCCGCCCACCCCCCCATTCCTTTGTGCAGTTTGTCCTCCCTAGGGTCCGGTTGGTGCTGACATCCCCTCACCAAGCTTGGAGTCTCAGTAGCCACTTTCCCCTGTGCCTTCCTCGTCCTtctgccctcctctctcctgccttctgttctccccactccctctgtaGAAGGCTTTCCAGAATTTAGGTTCCCTCCTCCCTGAATTCTACTTCCTGCGTTCCCAGAGCTGGGTGTGCGGGGACTGCCGGGATGTCTTAGTGGGTATGTGAGACTGTGCCTGTGTGATGGTGTGTGGGGACTGTGGTGGTGATGGGATCCTGTGTGTGACACAGCCCCCCTTCATGTGTGAGCCTGACTCCTGGCTCCTGACTCTGAGGGACAGgaccctctctgcccttcccattttccctcctcctccacaaGAATCTTTGCCTTCCAGACACCTGTCCCTTTATAAGGAAGCTCCTCCCCAGCACTCCTGCCCTGCTATCTCAGCCAAACAGAAGTTGAGGGCTACCAGAGCTGAGGGTGTTGATCAGCTGCTTAAACCACAGGCCTATaactcagcctctctctctctctctctctctctctcattcctgagATCCAGGTGTGAGTCTGGTCAatttgatgagggagcagaaggctagctgaggatcAAGCAGAAGCTGGTACCCTACAACCCCCACCCATGTTGTATGTGGGACATTGCGCAGGCACTCCTGGCTTCCCTAAacgaaaaacaaatggttaactgacaGAGATCACAGTCTTGCgggacaggagtctccctcagtttacaaaagtcTTAGCAATTTACGAggacaaagcatttctatcaatggcctaggttccagaagggaatgtagatacaattaaatgtccttataatctgcagcccattgacagatacttgaagtgggcaAAGTGTAATGtttctccaggaagctcccaactctCTTACTGTTCATGccttactagaaggaaaaacaaccttaacttgacaatggcaagtcaatggcctctggtatcctgtgagtcttctttaacatacaaaaatcctttGGAAACCTcacttttccttacctcccccaactcccaagtatgtaatcagccacccctcacaaccccggggcagcagctctttctgcccacgggtcctgtccccgtgcttcaataaaccaccattttgcaccaaagaggtctcaagaattctttcttagttgtcggctccggactccaccccactgaacctcacttATATTCTAAAACTTCACCAAATTGGATGCTATTTCCAGGAATAGCCTAGCTTGCCTTTGTACTTTCTGAGAAATTTTAAGGACATCAGAAATTTGGAATGTTAATTGCCTTTTGTGGGCTACTGGGGAAAAGACAACCACTCCTTCCCCATCCTGCTCCCAGGTTGTCCAGAGCTCGCCCAGCAGGGTGGCCTGTTGAGTTAAAATCTCTGAATTGTCTCTGGATGttgtcctctcttctcttccctgtttTCTGGTCTTCCGGGCAGAACTGATCAGATCAACAATACCAAGGTGAGTTATTTTGGAAGATTCCAGGTAAGGCCAACCCAAAGCCTCTTTCCATCCTCTTTCTTGAGTGTACTCCATATTTCTTCTGTTGCAAAGTAAAGTTCTTTCTTCTTGCTTGGTTCCCAGTGGGGTAGGAAAACAGCATGTCACTCTTTTCTATGCTAAGGAATAAATATACTCAAAGCCCTTATTCAATTCCTCTCACCCTATTCTTCTCCAAACTAAACAGTGCCAGATTCTTTAACCTGTCATCAATAAGCCCTATTTATTATCTGGATTTACACAGTGTCTTTTAGCCTAGGAACTCAAAATGCTTTCAGATATAATTGAGCCTGATCTCCCTGGTGCCTGAGCCATTAAGAAACCATTAGAGTATTCCTGTTGCAGGCAACTCAATGGCCCCCTAGTGGCCTGAAAGTGAATATGCTTCTCTAAGTGCCTCTCCCCAGCCAAGGAAGGGTAAGCAgtcaagagaaatcagaaaattaagGCAGCTTGGGGACAGAATGGGTCCCAAGGTCATCTTTTGTTATACCCTCAAGGGCCCTAGAACCTCCTCCACAACATCCCTGTGGAGCCCTCTCCAGTGGCAGCTAAGAGAGTATCCATGATGGTGTATCTTATTGTCTGCTCTGTAAGGCAGCCTTTTCAGCTTTAGAAAGTTCTGACCCATTATAACAGTAGCAACATCCTTGCCCTTATTATGTGCTGGCTCCAGATTCGGCCCTTACATTCCTCATCTCATTTGTCTCACAACAATCTAGAAGGTAGTTACTCTTTATCTCCATTTTCGAGATGAAGAAACAGCCTCAAAGAAGTTAAggaatttgctcaaggtcacatagctagatAGAATTCAAACTTGAGTCTTTCTGACCCTAGGGGGTTCCGATCCCTGCTCTACTCTGCCTCATAGGCAGAGCTGAAATTTGTCTCTGTAGTGAGGGTCCCCTCAGATCAGGGCGGAGGCAGTCATTCTTCCAGCTGCCAGGAGCGTTGGGTACTTGATGGCTCACAGCTCCCACTGTCTCTGGGAATTGCTCTCAGGTGCCAAAGgaagctgcctctctctctctctctctctctctctgtctctccctctctgtcggCCTACGAGACCAATAAATAAGGGCCAAGTTGCAACAAAACCCAGCCAGAGATGTTCAGGGGCCTGCTAGGGAACGAAGAGGGCTATAAGTGCAAGGAGCTACAAAAGTAGCCAACTTGTATTGGTAGGAGTTAGGAGAGGATGTATAGGCTGGATCCACGGGGAGCTGAATCGGAATATTAGGTTAAAAAGAGGAGGGTTTATTGATATGGGAGCGCTCTCAGGTGAAATAGGATTTAATACCCTGACAAGGATCTGGGGGACAGGAGAAAGACAATGGCCAGCCAAGGAAATGGAAATGCCAGAACTGCCATAGCAAAAGGTAGAAGAAGGCTTCaaaaagctcagagaagtgagcCTGCTATTTTCGGTCCTCTATGTAAGGCCAGAAACCCACTTCAGTCCTGCAGGAAGGCCCAGAGGATACTCTGGTTATCAAAGCAAAGAGGAATGCACTGGGAGAAGCTCAGTTTGGCTGTCCTCTGTAGGCCAGGGCCGACGACAAGAGGCCATTACAGAACTGGCCCTTTGATAGCGATGGGGATGATAGGACCACAAAATAATAGAAGCCAGAGGTTGGTACAGCTATGGTGATGAGCAGCAAGCTGGACGCAGTGGAGGGTGCTGACAGGAGAACTAGGCAGACAGGGAATAGAACGGAGCAGCCCTAGGGCAAACTAGATGGGCAGCGGGGAACGGTTTTGCTCGACCCatgccagtggttctcaaaccttttGGTCTCAAGATCACTTTACACTCTTGAAAACTGACGTCTCCAAAGCGCTTTTGTTTATATGGGTTATATCTATTGACACTGCCACATTAGAAATAAGACtgagacatttataaaatacttatcaattaattaaaaaaataattagcccATTATATGTTAACATCCATagtatattttttatgaaaagtaaCTATATTTATGGAAGAAAGAAAGTTAGTGAAAGAGTggcttttttcacatttttgcaaatctcttaaAAGTGGCTttatagaagacagctggattctcatatctgcttcaaTTGgcaatatgttgttttggttaaaatatatgaagaaaatctggcctgACCCAGATATGTAGTTGGGAAAGACAGAAgcattttaatagccttttcacaTGATTTGAGACTACACCCAAACTCAACAAGTAGTATTTTCTTAAACAGTGGTTGTAATGTAGAATCTGAAGCTGTATCAATGAATTCCATCACATGAAAGTCTATTAATCTACCCTGCACTGTGAATGGCTCTCCTACCCATGCATAGTTTTATAACATCCTGCTGTGGTCATTTGGAAAAACTGGCTCATCGGATTATAGAGATCTTTCAAATATTGATACAATCCATTTTACaatattaaaagttatatttgttaatatcagaaaaattcaTTGGGTTCTGTCAAACTCATGATAGTGCATCtaaatttcctaaaattctaattttcactgaaaagttcaaattttaaaattagtcacAAATAATCTCCGTTGTTTTCCTCAAAGTGACAGGCTTAGTTGGTTTGAATTAGGAAAAACATCTGCCAAATAACCAAGTCTTAATAACCACAGTTTATCTGTCAGCTATTCTTTCAAGTGAAAATGGTGTTCCATGAGAAAAAATTGTTCAGCTGGTAATTCAGTGGTGCATAAGAGAGACCCATTATACTTCTGTGTGCAGTACAGTACTTTCTATTTAATAatagagaatatttatttttattttttcaataattttttgggtttgtttttaagtaagctccatgccca
Encoded proteins:
- the INAFM2 gene encoding putative transmembrane protein INAFM2, yielding MKERDAAPAERGKPATYTGDKKAKMAAKTNKKWVRLATVFAYVLSVSLAAIVLAVYYSLIWQPVGAGTSGGAAGPPPGGSNATGPSGTSGAAAGPNATGSSRREAPRDAPPLQAARPMPPEPSADSPLAGPLERPRGPEEDEEEAAAAPGSR